One Myripristis murdjan chromosome 18, fMyrMur1.1, whole genome shotgun sequence DNA window includes the following coding sequences:
- the LOC115376894 gene encoding low affinity immunoglobulin gamma Fc region receptor II-like yields MEVTAVCLTLVMKVLLLRSSSAQNSDLVSLHVDPSRLQLFLYESVSFSCEGLDGSAEWRVMRKIKRLINTCPTNCSIRAAYAVDGGKYWCENENGERGHVVNVVVAAGSVILESPVLPAMEGSDVTLRCRNKTTPSNLTADFYKDDFLIRTGSTGKMTIHSVSKSDEGFYKCSVSDFEESPESWLAVRVFHEETQGCPPAHLLIKTVLTSLLMTALVVIGLLHCGKLRGQCCREKKSCDVIVEDAK; encoded by the exons ATGGAGGTCACAGCTGTCTGCCTCACACTGG tgaTGAAAGTTTTGCTCCTGCGTAGTTCCTCTGCTCAGAACAGCG aTCTAGTTTCTCTTCATGTTGATCCCAGCAGACTGCAGCTCTTCCTGTATGAGTCCGTCTCTTTCAGCTGCGAGGGTCTCGACGGCTCCGCTGAATGGAGAGTGATGAGGAAGATCAAGAGGCTAATTAACACCTGTCCCACCAACTGCAGCATCAGAGCTGCCTACGCAGTGGATGGTGGgaaatactggtgtgagaaCGAGAACGGAGAGAGAGGCCATGTTGTTAACGTCGTTGTCGCTG CTGGCTCTGTGATCCTGGAGAGTCCTGTCCTTCCTGCGATGGAGGGAAGTGACGTCACTCTGCGCTGCAGGAACAAGACGACTCCCTCCAACCTCACAGCTGATTTCTATAAAGATGACTTCCTCATCAGGACCGGCTCAACAGGAAAGATGACCATCCACAGTGTCTCCAAGTCTGATGAAGGTTTCTACAAGTGCAGCGTCTCTGACTTTGAAGAATCCCCAGagagctggctggctgtcagag TGTTTCATGAGGAGACTCAGGGCTGTCCTCCTGCCCACCTCCTGATAAAGACGGTCCTCACCAGTTTATTGATGACAGCGCTGGTGGTGATCGGACTGCTTCACTGTGGGAAACTCAGAG gtcagtgttgtagAGAGAAGAAAAGCTGTGATGTCATCGTGGAGGATGCCAAGTAG
- the LOC115377051 gene encoding trichohyalin-like — translation MDAVAMTVEWARPDLEPRFVHVWRDGVDLLSHQNPSYKGRTSLFINKMKHGDVSLTLSNVKLSDEGRYRCYIPSLDRETTVSLVIDSNSYTCRVQQSKIQKTKETQIHVPDDYFPSSSAVPVAIGLSVVFLCVVAVVIFVVWKWRRNKTKRKREENKTNYGVSYFELQLLMKDLDEKKAKLEEELQKKEEERKHWEQLCDKLMTQKTELENNRKESKLKLEEFERLRDENEKKLQSVRRKTHEKEGDKTDLEKQKDTAKKEKDEDLSSLLQDKNNLKWRTDYFEKQLQIEEKKLEYKESELTAATKRKKLAESQMEQIRVELKELKEVEKQRDNRERKTQAEEQQKGKALESQEEKSHMDLKERETENQEELQEKDQLTEGRAEAEERLEREEGERKKEEKRDSKKGKFREDKVSSVIGSHFTRW, via the exons ATGGATGCTGTTGCCATGACAGTGGAATGGGCAAGACCCGACCTGGAGCCCAGGTTTGTCCATGTGTGGCGTGACGGTGTGGACCTTCTGAGTCACCAGAACCCGTCCTACAAGGGAAGAACGTCGCTGTTCATCAACAAGATGAAGCACGGAGATGTTTCACTGACACTCTCTAACGTGAAACTCTCTGATGAAGGAAGATACAGATGCTACATTCCTTCACTGGATAGAGAAACTACTGTTTCACTTGTTATCG acagcaacagctacacctgcagggttcagcagagcaaaatacagaaaaccAAGGAGACACAGATTCATGTTCCAG aTGATTACTTCCCGTCTTCTTCTGCTGTTCCTGTCGCCATCGGCTTGTCTGTtgtcttcctgtgtgttgttgctgtcgTCATTTTTGTTGTGTGGAAATGGAGACGTAACAAAACAA agagaaagagggaggagaacaaAACCAACTATGGGGTTAGCTACTTTGAACTTCAGTTGCTGATGAAGGATCTGGATGAGAAAAAGGCCAAACTTGAGGAAGAGCtgcaaaagaaagaggaggaaaggaaacacTGGGAACAACTGTGTGATAAACTGATGACACAGAAGACTGAACTGGAGAACAACAGAAAGGAAAGTAAATTAAAACTGGAGGAGTTTGAGAGACTGAGGGATGAGAATGAGAAGAAACTTCAGTCagtgagaagaaaaacacatgagaaggagggagacaaGACAGACCtcgaaaaacaaaaagacacagcaaagaaagagaaagatgaagacCTAAGTTCTCTATTACAGGACAAAAACAATCTGAAGTGGAGAACTGACTATTTTGAGAAACAACTACAAATAGAAGAGAAAAAACTGGAATACAAAGAGAGTGAACTTACTGCAGcaacaaaaaggaagaaactGGCAGAGAGCCAGATGGAGCAGATCAGAGTGGAGCTGAAGGAG ctgaaggaggtagagaaacagagggataacagagagaggaagactcAGGCAGAGGAACAGCAGAAAGGAAAAGCTCTGGAAAGTCAGGAGGAGAAATCCCACATGGATttgaaggagagagaaacagagaatcaGGAAGAGCTGCAGGAGAAAGATCAGCTGACTGAGGGAAGAGCTGAAGCTGAAgaaagactggagagagaggagggagagaggaagaaggaggagaagagagactCAAAGAAGGGGAAATTCAGAGAAGATAAAGTGTCATCAGTCATTGGGAGTCATTTTACACGATGGTAA
- the LOC115376890 gene encoding Fc receptor-like protein 5 isoform X2, whose protein sequence is MEITALCLTLVMNALMLLVVQVQRGYYAQKSDAALLQVDPDSLQHFEYKSFSIICEGPDGSYGWRVLRRINEKTETCPTNSEWRNRCSCTIKTTYVSDSGKYWCENEEGERSNTVNIAVTAGSLILESPILPVMEGSDVTLHCKTKITSSNLTAYFYKDGFLFGNSSTGKMTIHSVSDSDEGLYKCSISDSGDSPESWLAVRALQKDSHPSLWVIVTIVLVGLLLAVGLLHLIKKRVQLSSQKQTPQSGSGEGAQTEEERQPFSREDSEVHPHMEMYAVVRKHRKHREPGSFSATGIPSVSTNQHFVNEDDFYSMVQ, encoded by the exons atggagatTACAGCTCTCTGCCTCACACTGG TGATGAATGCATTGATGCTGCTGGTTGTACAAGTTCAACGTGGATATTATGCTCAGAAAAGCG ATGCAGCTCTTCTTCAAGTTGATCCAGACAGTCTGCAGCACTTTGAGTACAAGTCTTTCTCTATTATTTGTGAGGGGCCTGATGGCTCGTATGGGTGGAGAGTGTTGAGGAGGATCAATGAGAAAACTGAAACATGTCCCACTAACTCCGAATGGCGAAACAGGTGCTCCTGCACTATTAAAACTACCTATGTGTCAGACAGTGGAAAATACTGGTGTGAgaatgaagagggagagagaagcaaCACTGTCAACATCGCTGTCACTG CTGGCTCTTTGATCCTGGAGAGTCCTATACTTCCTGTGATGGAgggaagtgatgtcactctgCACTGTAAAACCAAGATCACTTCCTCCAACCTCACAGCTTATTTCTATAAAGATGGCTTCCTCTTCGGGAATAGCTCCACAGGAAAGATGACCATCCacagtgtttctgattctgatgaggGTCTCTACAAGTGCAGCATCTCTGACTCTGGAGATTCACCAGagagctggctggctgtcagag CCCTTCAAAAAGACAGTCATCCTTCCCTGTGGGTTATTGTCACCATTGTATTGGTGGGTCTGCTGTTGGCAGTGGGACTGCTTCACTTGATCAAAAAAAGAG TCCAGCTTTCCTCGCAGAAGCAAACACCACAATCAGGCTCAGGTGAAGGAGCTCAAACAGAAGAGGAACGTCAACCAT tcTCCAGAGAGGACAGTGAAGTTCACCCACACATGGAGATGTATGCTGTTGTAAGAAAACACAGGAAGCACAGAG